GCCCCTGGGCTCTTTTGAAGGTGTGGATAAGCTGTGAGACTGTGTGGAAGGCAAATGTCTGCTAAGATAACTATGGCTCTCCTTCCCTCCACATTCTGAGTCCCCCACTCAGgaacatttatttctgtattctctctctttctcagtgcCTGTTTGCTGCACATCTTATGTGTTCTTTTGGCACAGGAATCGAGGAGCCTATCTCCTACCATCTTATCCAGATCTCATCCTTTTACAACCATTCCTGGACACAAAATTTTGGCTCAGGATGGCTGGGTGAGTTGCAGACTCATGGTTGGGACAGCACGTCAGGAACCATCATTTTCCTACAGCCCTGGTCCAGGGGGAACTTCAGCAACAAAGAGTTAATAGAACTGGAAAGGTTTTTCCGTGCCTACTTTGTTAGATTTCTTCAAGCAATTCACAACTATGCCCATCAGTTGCAATTTGAATGTGAGTCCAGTTCCCTCAATGGGGAATGCAGAGATGGGTATGAGGGATGTCTCAATGAGTTTCTAATTTCTCTAGGAAATATACTGCACTCTCCTCTGAATCTCACTTCACTTTCAGCACTATTAAACTGCAATCACACTGTTGGGTAGGAGCTATAATCCAGATCCTGATTCTTTAAATACCTCAAGTCTTCTGCCATGTATGAACTCCTCTTTCATTGATAGCTGCGTTGTGGTGTATTATGGTAGGTGGGTTGTGGTGAATTATTCTCTCTTTGAGAAATTCTGTTGCCACCCTTTTCTCTAGCCTCCAGCCAGATACCCTCTGCTTCCTAACTCTTTGACTCTTTAAAGTGTGATTTTCTCCTGCATTCAATCTCCTCAGCAGTCTCCATCTATACATTCATTGTAACTCATGCATTCCATTCCCCCAGGTTGTTATTATTCCAGTTCTCTCACACTAAGTCCTTACTGGTCAACACAATGCACATCACCTTCTTTGAATCATTTCCCCCTCTTCCTTAGATTATTAATCTTTTCCTTCACCTCCAATCTCACaaattcccctttctctgaaaccCCGCTCAAATCAAACTTTGTTCCATTCTCTGAAATTCTCCAAACTTCTCACTTCTGATTCTATCCTCTTttgcttctattttgttttatatttttacaccCTCTTTCCTCTAACTCATAACCTTTCTTCCTCAGATCCCTTTGAGATGCAGGTAACAATAGGCTGTGAGCTACACCCTGGGTGGGTGTCAGTAGGCTTCTTGCGGGGAGCTTATCAAGGATCAGATTTCATGAGCTTCCAGAACAATTCATGGCTGCCATCTCCAAAGGGTGGGAGTAGTGCCCAGCTTGTTTGCAGAGCACTTAATCAATACCAAGTCTACAAGGAAATAGCACAGACGCTTCTCAGTGACACCTGCCCACGTTTCATCTTGGGTCTTCTTGATGCAGGGAAGGCAGATCTCCAGCGACAAGGTCAGTTCTACACCCTCCCCCCAATAAtttcttattctaaaattataaCTTCTCATCATCCCTTCAAATTTAAGATAAGAAGAAGCCTCCCAGAAGTGGGAAAGATGGGTCTATCTAAACTGATGTGGAGATCTGAACCTCTAAGTCTGTTTTAGGAAATTTGCCTGAATATCTTTCTTGTTCTTTGCAGTGAGGCCTGAGGCCTGGCTGTCCAGTGGCCCCAGTCCTGGGCCTGGCCGTCTGCTGCTGGTGTGCCATGTCTCAGGATTCTACCCAAAGCCTGTGTGGGTGATGTGGATGCGGggtgagcaggagcagccaggcACTCAGCGAGGTGATGTCCTGCCCAATGCTGATGGGACCTGGTATCTCCGAGTGACCCTGAATGTGGTGGCAGGGGAGGCATCTGGCCTGGCTTGCTGGGTGAAGCACAGCAGTCTAGGAGGCCAGGACATCGTGCTGTTCTGGGGTGAGAAGGAATTGGGGCCAAGGGTGGAAATGGGAGCAAGAGGTCCTCAGTGGGAGCAGGCTGCCCAGCTGAAACATATGTGTTTTTAGGGTTACTAgatccaaaaggaagaaaagtagtTAATGCAAAGAATACAAATGTTGATAATGAGTGAACTGTAGATGCAGGTGGACATTGAAATGAAAGATTCCTGTCTGAGGCAGGATGAGAGAAGGAATGGAAGGAGATGACATTGATGAGTTAGACACTGAAATGAGCCTTAACAGCACAGGGAAATGCAATAAAACAGGGAGTGAATGGGGTAAAATGGGGTGAATTTGAAATAACATCCTTGATGTCCACCCGAATCCACAGAACATCACACCTCTGTGGGATTGATCATCTTGGCTGTAATAGTGCTTTTGGCTCTTCTGACAGTTGTTGCATTTTGGGTATGGAAGTGCTGGTGAGTTCTTCGTGTCCATCTTTCctgctcttccctcctcccccacttgTCTTCCCATCCTTTTTTGTTCATCTCTGCTCTCAGTCCCCCTCCCTCTCACTCCTCAATTCTCACCTCCACCTTATGCAAATTGACTCCAACTTTGTTCTCATACACTTTATTATAGGACACAATGTCAGCCTACTCAACATGCTTCtctccttgaatgaggacccagaGGCCCAAGAGCTTGGGACACACCTGAACACACCATGATGATGACGTCCTTTCAACTCTCCTTGTAAAACTTTTGATGATGTTTTTATATCTGCTTAATAATCAATTGTTATTATAAGCTAAATGTAATTTTTCAGGGTTTGTTGTTCTGACTTGTATTCTGGTATtgacatttacattttaactCTGAATGTAATGGAGTCCTAGCAACCTCAACATGGTCAAATATTAATGGATCATCAGGTCCATTTCTGATGTCACTTCCTCCAGAGGGCCTTTCTTGATTTGCAAGTGGCAAACAGTTACTCCCTCATCTGAACTCCCACCACATTTCAACTGTACTGTGTGTGTACTCCCTCCCTATCCTTCACGGCAGTTATTTAGGTCCCTTTTCATCTAATAACGTTCCAGCTCTTTGAGAGCAAAGTACATATCTTTATAATATATGCATCCCTGGCAAAATGTCTTCTCTGCATGTAACACATTCTCAATAAAATCTGTGTTGAATTTATGCCAAAATTGTAGCcttttcttattctcttctttCCTGACACCTTTGTAGTAGTTGAGACCTTTGATGCTCTTCTCGTTAAAAGTCTTGTCACTTGACCAAGAGCCTTCACGCTTTCCTAGTGTGAAGTCTTTGATCCCCTGAAAAGTAACACTAATTTGCCTCTTATCACTCTTATCATCCAACTATAGAGTGTTATTAGAGTAAAACTATTATTCCATGCATTCAAAACAAAAAGAGCAAGATAGGAGGTACGCCCTTGCTTAGCCCTTGCTTATCAGTGTGGTTCAGCTACAAATAGCAGAATGATCTCGTTGCAGCTTGTTAGTAACATAGAATCTGGAGCTTCACCTCAGACTTACTGAATTATGATTTGCATTTGAGGAAAATCAGCAGCAGGAGATTCAGTagtacattaaaatttgagaggCAGTGATGTAGAGATGCCTGAGGTGTACTAAAGTGTGCCACGAGTAGAAAATGGTCTAGTAATGGGAACAAGAGTGTTGCTCCTCAGGGTTGAAGTAAGATCAGGGAAGGTAATGTACACACGTCCATTCTCAGTCTTTCTGGCTGTGATGTTGTAAGAAGTTTCTGTGAAGTCTGAATCAGTGCCTAATGGGCCAATGATCCCAAGGGAAATGCAGTGTTATGTTCTCGTGGGATTCTTtgtcaatatttttataaacttttgaaTGTATTGagcttgttttatgtgtgttttagtTTCCTAACATCTTATTTAATATACACATTTACAAATCATTCACTATATGTTGTATTTCTTTATAGTAAAACACTAGCTGagaagtatttaatattttactttgattaaaatgatcatatatttCTTTGGCTTTCAGCTTCACAAAAGTTCTGTCcagtatacttaaaaaaaaatctgttgttatTTCTCAAAACCACAAATTTAGCTACTTTTCCATAGCTTAATCATAGTATTGCAGATGTTTCTTTCAAAGGAGCCTCACCCACATTTGGGGAAATTTCCAGTTCCTTTTTCTGGTTGTGtgatattgttgattcattaacactgAACTCAGCCGGCAGCACTATAAATACAAGGAAGCTCATCTAACTGACATGATTTCTCCATAAGACACGTCACGGACTTCTTGTGTTTAGGAACATTAGATAGCTCTTTGGCAATATGCTTTGGGGACATTTGAAGCAATAAAATTTCTGACAAGGAGCacacaaatgtgaaaaatgtggcactaagTAGTCCACAAAAAGGACACTTATTTAAAGAGTGAgaactgaaacaagaaggcagagcatcaCCATAATTCCATCTTAAGTGAAAACCCATGCTTTGGGTGATTCAAATTTTGCACCTCACTGCCAATATGCACAAATGACTGTGAAAGTGTGTTGAGTATTAATTTTgggattacaaataaattttagcaagtagatgaattagaaaatacaaaatttatgaTTGATGATGATCTAGTAATGAGATCAAATTGCGGTGTGAGTCATGTTATCCACGGCTAAACTTCAATGACTTAAAATTCGTAAATTAATCAAGATATTTCTTTAGTACTCAACTGTGCAGCAGGGACATATTGAGTATGAAgagatggaagaagaaaaaggataaTCACTGTGCTctgtacttaaattttttttttttttttacttctgtagttttcactgttttgtttctgttgttttttgtatgtttgctCCTAAGTTTCCTATTACATGAACTGATGAACTTATTTGGGTTGAACTTTAGGAAAGAGATTTAGCTCTAATTTGTTTCAGAGTCTGAGAAGAGACACACAGGGCAAGGGGATGATATGGAGAGACCAGGTACAGGTGGCAGCAGCTGCGTATATGGAAATTTTTGGAAAATGAAGTTATGATGGAAAAGTAAAAATGGTGAAAATATGAGGTGAGGGAGAGCGAACAGTGGGACTGCAACTGTCTTTCTACCTGGATTAGACATGATTGGGTACAGTCTATCCAGGTTCTAATCCACCTCATCATATTTGCATGGCAGCTCTGTGATTTTTGGTTGGTTGATTCCTTCCTCAGCTGTAGTATTTAGCAGAAGACAATCATAAGAAGTCATCCTTGTCAATGTGATAGACTAAAGAATGTTCAGGTGAACTATAATTTAAGCCAGTCATCACATGGATCCCACTTACCCTTGCCCAGAGTGATGGGTCAGGCTATGCACTTGGCCTAAGGTGGTCCAGTTTATATGAAGCCTGATTCTTATGTTTGATATTAAGGAAAAGAGATGTGCTCTCTTTTCCTTGATATTGTGGTGTGGGGTATAAAGCTTGCAACAGCTTATGTCATTTTTTCAGCACCAGAGAAACCTGCCTGTGGATAAAATTAAgcagggaagaaaatggagacaaCAGACATATAGAAGCATCTAGATTAAACTATCCAAAACTTGAATGACCATTAGACTCATAGTATAAATTTGGAAGAATTATGTCCACTTCGATTATTTGAAATGGTATTGATATTACTAATactattggtattagttcttctttaactGTTTGGTAGGATTCAGTAGTAAAGACCAGGCTCTTCTTTGCtgggaaactttttattactgattcaatctcgttacttcttattggtctgtacatactttctttttcttcttgggtTAGTCTTGGCAAGTCATAGGTGTcctggaattttttcttttcttctaggttttcaaatttattagtgtatagttgttcataattaCCTTTGATGATCCTGTGTATTTCATTTGTATCtcttgtaatgtctccatttgcattttttattttatttatttggtacttttatgttttttaatggtTAGTCTGACTAATggctttctgattttgtttatcttttcagagaaccatctttatattttgtgttgtatttttagtctcaatttcattcatttctggtctgatttttattacttcttttcatCTACTTATTTTGAGTTTAATTTATCCTTGCTGTTCCAGTTTCTTGAGTTGTGATGGaggcatttattgctatttaTTGCTATCAGCTTTTCTTAgtactgccttggctgtatcccacaggttttggtaaatTATGTTtcggttttcatttgtttcaagaaatgttttgatttcctccttACTCTCTTCTTTGATCCAGTGGTGTTCAAGAgcaagttgtttaattttcatgtatttgtgtagtttcacaaGTTCCTCGTTACTGATCTCTAGTGCTATTTCACTATAGTCATAAAAGATACTTgataagttttcaatttttttgaacttgttgagacttattttgtggcttATATGGTTAAGgctggtgaatgttccatgtgctgatgaaaagagtTTGTATTCTGTAGTTTTCGgttgaaatgctctgtatatgtctgttagatccatTTGCTCTATGGTGCCTTTGAAATCTGAtgtttcccttttgattttctgtctagatggtCTGTGCAGTGCTGAGAGTGGGATTttaaagtcctcaactattataGTGTTGGTGTCTGTTTCTCACTATAGATCTGATAATATTGACTTTAAATattgggtgctccagtattggatATAACAGTTATATCCTCTTACTGTATTGGATAtaactgttatatcctcttgctgtattgatcccttatcattatatggtgcctttctttgtctcttaatACAGggtttgatttaaagtctgttttatttgatataagtatagctactcctgcacacattcattttccatttg
The sequence above is drawn from the Cynocephalus volans isolate mCynVol1 chromosome 8, mCynVol1.pri, whole genome shotgun sequence genome and encodes:
- the LOC134383561 gene encoding T-cell surface glycoprotein CD1a-like is translated as MLFLLLPFLAALLLRGNNEEGIEEPISYHLIQISSFYNHSWTQNFGSGWLGELQTHGWDSTSGTIIFLQPWSRGNFSNKELIELERFFRAYFVRFLQAIHNYAHQLQFEYPFEMQVTIGCELHPGWVSVGFLRGAYQGSDFMSFQNNSWLPSPKGGSSAQLVCRALNQYQVYKEIAQTLLSDTCPRFILGLLDAGKADLQRQVRPEAWLSSGPSPGPGRLLLVCHVSGFYPKPVWVMWMRGEQEQPGTQRGDVLPNADGTWYLRVTLNVVAGEASGLACWVKHSSLGGQDIVLFWEHHTSVGLIILAVIVLLALLTVVAFWVWKCW